From one Triticum aestivum cultivar Chinese Spring chromosome 4B, IWGSC CS RefSeq v2.1, whole genome shotgun sequence genomic stretch:
- the LOC123094843 gene encoding uncharacterized protein, whose translation MRRAATCTTTTALRAQCGGRTEPMQARKEDGPVPQERVREEDEVEQLELLEDEAMAGEDEGRSPTDYGRRVHIFQESSRVFRALKESRDRDGGAKPGAAATRHG comes from the coding sequence ATGAGACGTGCCGCGACATGCACCACCACCACGGCACTCCGCGCGCAGTGCGGTGGCCGGACGGAACCCATGCAGGCGCGCAAGGAGGACGGGCCCGTGCCTCAGGAGCGGGTccgagaggaggacgaggtggagcaACTGGAGTTGCTGGAGGACGAGGCCATGGCCGGGGAAGATGAGGGCCGTAGCCCCACGGACTACGGCCGCCGTGTGCACATCTTCCAAGAGAGCTCCCGGGTGTTCCGGGCCCTCAAGGAGAGCCGTGACAGGGACGGCGGTGCCAAGCCCGGTGCTGCCGCGACGCGCCACGGCTGA